The following coding sequences lie in one Anguilla rostrata isolate EN2019 chromosome 8, ASM1855537v3, whole genome shotgun sequence genomic window:
- the inhbab gene encoding inhibin subunit beta Ab: MSSLALLSGMLLLLSGISAAGCSPAPPGSPSEEAAAAAAAAGGGGAEGSPSATACPSCALARLPEEPAARPDMVEAVKRHILSMLHLSERPNITRPVPRAALLNALRKLHVGRVGQDGSVEIEDEGQRHAEISEQAEQTSEIITFAEAGDSSDSVNFHMSKDGNDLSLVEQANVWLFLRLAKGNRSRAKVAVRLLHRQEGPDGRAQEVSVAEKTVDTRRSGWHTLPVSGTVQALLDRGGSTLGLRVSCPQCAEAGATPVLADAPKREREQSHRPFLMVVVRQAGEQGHRRSKRGLECDGKIRTCCKKQFHVNFKDIGWSDWIIAPSGYHANYCEGDCPGHVASITGSSLSFHSTVISHYRMRGYAPFTNIKSCCVPTRLRAMSMLYYDDEQKIVKKDIQNMIVEECGCS; encoded by the exons ATGTCTTCATTGGCCCTGTTGAGTGGAATGTTGTTGCTCCTCTCCGGGATTTCGGCTGCGGGCTGCTCCCCTGCGCCTCCCGGCTCGCCGTcagaggaggcggcggcggcggcggcggcggcgggtgggggcggggccgaggggaGCCCGTCGGCCACGGCCTGCCCGTCCTGCGCCCTGGCCCGGCTCCCCGAGGAGCCGGCGGCTCGGCCGGACATGGTGGAGGCGGTTAAGCGGCACATCCTGAGCATGCTGCACCTGAGCGAGCGGCCCAACATCACGCGGCCCGTGCCGCGCGCCGCCCTCCTCAACGCCCTGCGGAAGCTGCACGTGGGCCGCGTGGGCCAGGACGGCAGCGTGGAGATCGAGGACGAGGGCCAGCGGCACGCCGAGATCAGCGAGCAGGCCGAGCAGACCTCCGAGATCATCACCTTCGCCGAGGCCG gcGACTCCAGCGATTCCGTCAACTTCCACATGTCCAAGGACGGCAATGACCTGTCGCTGGTGGAGCAGGCCAACGTCTGGCTGTTCCTCCGGCTGGCCAAGGGCAACCGGAGCCGGGCCAAGGTCGCCGTCCGGCTCCTGCACCGGCAGGAGGGGCCCGACGGGCGGGCCCAGGAGGTCTCCGTCGCGGAGAAGACGGTGGACACGCGCCGCAGCGGCTGGCACACGCTGCCCGTCTCCGGCACCGTCCAGGCCCTGCTGGACCGCGGCGGCAGCACGCTGGGCCTCCGGGTGTCCTGCCCGCAGTGCGCCGAGGCCGGGGCCACGCCCGTGCTGGCCGACGCCCCCAAGCGGGAGCGGGAGCAGTCGCACCGGCCCTTCCTCATGGTGGTGGTGCGGCAGGCGGGCGAGCAGGGACACCGGCGCAGCAAGCGCGGGCTGGAGTGCGACGGCAAGATCCGCACCTGCTGCAAGAAGCAGTTCCACGTCAACTTCAAGGACATCGGCTGGAGCGACTGGATCATCGCGCCGTCCGGCTACCACGCCAACTACTGCGAGGGCGACTGCCCCGGGCACGTGGCCAGCATCACCGGCTCCTCCCTGTCCTTCCACTCCACCGTCATCAGCCACTACCGCATGCGCGGCTACGCCCCCTTCACAAACATCAAGTCCTGCTGCGTGCCCACGCGGCTGCGCGCCATGTCCATGCTCTACTACGACGACGAGCAGAAGATCGTCAAGAAGGACATCCAGAACATGATCGTGGAGGAGTGCGGCTGCTCGTAA